AATGGGTTTTTCCTACATAATAGCCAAAAATACAGAGAAACATTGGTAATATAAATGTTGTTACTAAGAGCATGCTTAAAATAAATCCAAAATGATTGATAATACTCATCTCATTATCACATCCTATATCCTACTAAAGTATCTATTAATTTAATAACTAATTGATTAGTATTCCCGTTTGTATCATCCTCTGGACTATATTCAACTATATCTGCTCCCATAAATTTCTTAGACTGGGATACATAATCTATTATCTGTATAGCTTCTCTTGCAGTTAGACCTCCTACTTCCGGTGTAGCACAGCCTCTATAAACTCCTCCGTCACATGCATCAATATCAAACGATAAGAATATCCCATCGGTAGTTTCTTCAAGTTTGCTAACTATTTCTTTTATAACTTCTCGTATTCCAGACTTATCAATTTTATCCATGCCATATAACGATATATTTTTATTTTGAATAGTCACATATTCATTTGGCATTAAATCTCTTATCCCTATGTACATTATATTTTTTGTATCAATTACATCTGTAAGATTTGATAATTTAAACATATCTTGATATACGTATCCTAAAGATATTGCTACACTTTTCCCATGAATATTACCATTTTCAAGATTATTTAAATCTGCATGAGCATCAACCCATATAAGTCCTAAGTTACTTTTGCTATTTGTTTCCTTAAGATACCTGGAAGCAGCAGATACAGTACCAACAGATATTGAATGATCTCCACCGATTATGATAGGAGTTTTACCTCTTACATAAGAGTTATAGACGCAATCATTAAGTTTTTCACAATATAATTTTACTGCTTCTAATGTTTTCTCACTTTTATATAACTCATTAATTTGGGAATCTACTTCTACATTACCAAAATCCTCAATATCTGACCCCCAAAATTCATTAGTTCGTTGTCGAATCTTTATATTTAGCCCATTCTCCCTTAAATAATCAGGTGCTGTTCTACTACCACTTTTATTGGCAGCAAAACCAAATGGTGCTCCAATAATTTCATAAGCTCTTTTCATATTAAATTCATCCTTTTCTATCATATTGAATATGTAAAACTAATTTTTCACTTTATCCTTGGTTACAGTTGATATAAATTTTAATATTTTATCACAATACTCTTTGTCCTGTTCCATATTGATGAAATCGCAATCTTTAATTATAAAGTGTTCCCTAGAATCTCTTAACCACCATTCACATTTACTTGATGCTTTTTTTAACAATCGTTGCATATTCTCTGCTTGTACTTCAGAATCACTGGTACATGCAATAAGAAAAGCTGATCTATCGTCAATATTTTCTATCTGGTTAATTGGTCTCATATCTTTAAACTTCTCACCAAAAACTAATGTGAGATAAAAATTTGTTATGCTTCTTTCAATTTGGCAGATGAAAGCTGGAATATTATATCCTATCATTGTGTCATAGACCACATCTTCAAAACTGGAGTAAGCAGACATAGCAATAAGCCCATCTATATCTTTCAATGAACCAAATGAATTAATTGCCACGGCACCGCCCATGGATACTCCCTGAACAATGATTGGTATATTATCATACTTTTTTTGTCCTTTAATGTAATCAACTACTGCTTTAACATCTAATACCTCTTTATAACCTAAACAAATGTCATTCCCTCCACTATTTCCATGTCCTCTTACTTCTAATAATATGGATGCATACCCCTTATCTTTCATCCATTTAGAATGACCATAGAAATAAGTAACCGATGGTTGTCTTATTCCTGTTAAGTAAATAATAATTCCTTTTGGATTAGGAGTTAATACTTCTGATACCCATACCTTCACCCCATCATCCGTTGTTAGCTTCATCTCATTAACATCTAAATCAAAGTCATTTGGATCATATATATGTTGTAAAGGATGTTCAGATAAGTTCCCTTCATATGTAACTTTTTGTTTTACTTGACTTATAATTATTATAGGTATTATAAGTAATACAATTATTGATAAAACTAATACACCTATAAATATATTTTTCATTCTTTTGAACCATATCGTTCGAAATATTGAATCATCCAATTTATTTTTCATTTTAAGTATTCCTTTTCATATATACTTCTATTAAATTAATATACTGGTTATACGAAACACACTATTACTGACCTTTTATTAATGTTGATAATTTTTGAATTTCTTTTTCAGGATATTCAAACCAGTGCTGTTCAAATCCTTTACATCCTAACTTATTAATAATTCTTCTATATAAATTCAAAAACTCTTTGATACATTCATAGATATTAACATTACAAGAAAAAAGTAACTTATCAGATTCCTTGCAAAGTTCCTCATCATTAATAAATGCTATTTTATACGACTCTTTAGATGTATCATATACTTCTATAGTAATAGTTTCATCATTATGACTTAATTTCATAATATTTGCACCTGGTTCATCACTCCAACATATCCATCTTTCATGTTTCAAATCCTGTTTTTCTATAAATGAAATTAGTACATTTAATAATTTTTTAGGTGCATCACAACTTACATAGTTTGATTCCGTAATAAAACATTCTTCGTTATTCTTAAGCATAAAAAACTCAAACCAACCATGATTTACATTATATAACTCTATTACAAAATTTCCTGTAAGATTAATCCTACTTGCATTTTTTTCATCCTCTACTATGCTCTGATAATCAACATTGCAATCATTTAATGTACAATTCTCAAATGTATTATTGGCATATGAAATTAAACGGAGACGAGATTTATTAAAAGTGCAATCTATAAATACAGTTTTTATTAACGACATTCCTGATAAATCTGCTTCAAAGATACAATAATCAAATTCTATCCCTTCAAATTCATTAAGATAGAAGTCTCCGCTTATTGTTTCATTTACGAATTTGCTTTTCTTATTTTTTAATGCACTTATGAATTCATCTCTATTCATAATTTAATATCATCCTCACTAAACAATTAATTTTTTTATGACGTTCTGTGTTTGTATATCTATCAAGATTATTAACTTCATATATTATAATGAATAGAATTCATAAGTGCTCAATCATAATTTAACTTCATACTTATAGCTTCTACATTTCCATAGCTTAATATTGAAATTAGACATAATAATTATGCATTTGTCTTTTTCTCTATAGGAATCCATATCTCACAAAAACAATCTGTCTCAAGATCTTGTGAGTACAATTCAAAATCAGTATCATCAATCATATTATACTCTGAACCTGGAAGAAACTCAGAAAAGATCTTGCCCCATGTTTCCCCTATACAATCCGGAGTTTCACCAATACATTTAAACACAGCCCATAATGTAGGTTTTACCTCCCATATGCCATATCCTTCAGGTACATTACCACAACTAAATTTCATACCAATACCATAATCAAAATGTTTACTTTCTTTTGATATAGGTGCACAAACTCCATAAATATCATGCTCATTAGTATTTTGTTTCAAAACTTCAAATGTACCATTGGCACCACATTCTTTCCAAAAATCTGGAATTTCAGTATTTTCCTCTTCTGAGATTGATTCATTCCTAAACTTCCTAATCTTAGCCAATAATTTAAATTCTTCTCTCTTTTCAATTCTGTAATCCATAACAGTACCACCTTCCAATTTTATTTTAATGAGAAGGCGATTAAATGATTTTAATTTCATACCTGCACGTCTTGCCACATTAGGCGTAATACCATGAAATCTAGTAAATGCCTTTGTAAAACTCTCAGGCGAATTATAACCATATTTTAAAGCAATATCAATTACCTTTGCATTAGATAAAGAGATTTCCTGCCCTGCCATAGACAATCTTCTATTTCTAATATACTCATTGGCTGTGATACCAGTCACTAAACTAAATGTTCTATGAAAATGGTACCCTGATACGTAGATATGCTTTGCAACATCTTCATAGGTAATGGGTTCTAATATATGCTCTTCCATATAGTTAATTGCTCTTTGTAAATTTTGAATATAATTCATCTAATTCACCTCCCTATATAAATTGTACTAAAATAAAACTGTTGTTTCCTATCCTACCTTGCTTACTTTTGTCTTAAAGCCAAATAGCTGTACATAGGTAAGGAAATACATGCAATGAAATCAGTTAAATAATATTAAACATTACAGCAATAGAAGCAGTAAAATTACCTAACCCATGTAATACCCAACTTGATATAATTGAACCACCTGACTGTTTTTCATTAATCCATCCACTTACCCATCCTGACATACCAGTTAAAACAATAATAATTATAGTTCCTATTACTCCAGCTATCCAAAAAAAGAAGATTCCATGCATTAATCCAAATAATAATCCTTGAACAATATTCCCAATTCTAAATCCAAATTTATTTATAAGCCTTTTAGCTAGAAATCCTCTAAAAAATATTTCTTCTGATAGACCTGTTTGTATAAAAGAATATATTATAACAGGTATTAAGACCGAAAAACCTTTACTTGCAAACTGTGATGTCGCATTGTTGGAAGTATCAATATATAAAGGAATTATATAGAATACTGTTATAATCGAAAGAAGTAACATACCAAATATTGATAGTATATATTTTTTATAATCTTTTACCATAACTTTTCTAAAGCCTAGCCAATGTAAAAAAGTTGAATTTTTTCTATCACTTATTATCCACCAGATAAATGGTATTATTGAAAATATTATGACCTGAACAATAGCACTTATAAGGCGATTAAAATTGTCCATTTTATCATCTCCAATTTCTATATATTATAATCCAGAACTCATACCCTGATTAAAACCTCATTTAGATTTTTTGAATTATATAATCTATAAAACCTAATGTTATTTTTATATCTTCTCGTGCATAACCTTCTCTAATTCTATTCTCTTTGTAGATAACCTTAAAACCGTCAAAATAATTTTCAGCTTGGCTAATCCCCCTATAGGTAATACTCTGTATATCTCTTTAATTGCCTTTAATTTAACCCATTTAATCTAATAATATCTAACTCTGTTGCTGTAAATACTCCACCTTGAAAAAGCTTTATATACTCTTCCGAAACAGGACTATTAAAAATAAGAACATCATCTGAATTTATGGTTACCTTAATACCATTATCAAATAACTTTCTAATTGGATGCTTTGCGATTGACTCTACGCGACCTAACATTACATTACTCGTAGGGCAAACATTAAGCTGTATATTATGATCACTTAACCAATTCATAACTTGTTGAGATTGACTTGCTGAAATTCCGTGCTGAACCTCATCTAATTCTAGCTCTGAAACAGCTCTTTTTACCGAATCAGCATCTCCCCATTCTCCTACATGAGCTTTCAAAATTAATCCTTTTTCCTTAGCCTTACGATAAATTCCTTTAAAACGCTCAATAGGTTGAGCCATTTCATCCCCATATAAATCAATGGAATAAAAACAATCATAATCCCAAAACGGTTCAATCCATTCTTCTAAGTCTTTAATCTTACAGTGACGAGATAATCCTATCTGTAACCTTAAATCTATATTAGCCGCAATCATATTATGTATTGAATTGAACACATTTAATAATTCTTCTACATTATTATCATAAAAATAACCATTAGCCCAAATATCCTCACCAATTTCTAAAATTGTAATTCCGTCGTGTATTGCTTGAGCAAAACTGGCTTCTAATGCTAATATCCTACCTTTTTTACCTTCAAAAACATTACCTATATTTTTATTAACCCAGCTATGCATTTCATCCATACTATTGAGTTTATAATTTAAAGAAGGAATCTTTTTGCCAGTCTTTTTATATATGTACTCTTTATTACCTCCAAGATAAAAGTGATTATGTAAGTCAGCCTTTGGTATTCTTCTCAAAGCTTCTATGTTATTCACTTTTAATGATCTTATAAATTTTTCACTATGATTCATACATTTTAACTCCTCAATAATAAAATCAATATTAAGCATACTACGCTTTAAAATAAATATTTACGAAAGATTTATTTTAGACTACCTTATCTCTTTAAAATCCTTCAGTAAGATACTAAATCTTAATCTATCAATATACTCTCCATGTCGAAATCTATCTTCTCTTAAAATCCCTTCACTAATAAAACCTATTCTAGTATAACATTTAATTGCATTTTCGTTATCATAGTCAACACGCAACCAAATTTTATTAAGTTTCAATTCTACAAAACCTATCTGTAACATAGCAGTTATAGCAGCAGCACCATATCCCTTACCCCAAAAGTCTTTATTTCCAATTGTTATTCCTAATTCTGCATTACTATTAACATCATCAAAATTTTTCAAATCTACCCATCCAATATGTACATTATCTTCTGTTAATATAGCTTTTTGTAAATAACCATTAGTTCTGTCAATACACATTTTAATCCATACCTTAGTTTCTTCTCTAGTGAATGGAGGATATTTGTTTGGAATAGATAGATGTTTTGTAACTTCCTTATCTAAAGACCACTTATATCTATCCTCTAAATCATCTAAAATTAAATCTCTTAATATTACTTTAGGTATCATAAAAAACACCTCATCTCTATTCTTTTATATTAGTTGTTAAATAATCTCTACCTTCATATTTGTTCCAACTTGTCCCTCTCTTGCATTCTTAATTGGTAAAAAATATATAAACATATTAGAATTACACTTACGGTGATTCTCGAAACTTATATTAACACTAATATAAGTTTTGATTAGTATCTTAAAGTCCTTCTGGGTTTGTGGATAATCAATATTGCAACTATTTGGAATAACCAAGTCCGAAAAATCACACACATAACCATTCGTACCGTTTTGTAATGTAGCTTTCCAAAATTTCTTGTTTAAACTTATATCATCAACACTCAATTGACAATCACTAACTGATATAAAACCTGAATTGATTGCTTCACCACATATTATAACCTGAAAACCTACTGATGACTTCCCAAGATTCTTTACTGTAAATTTATATGATTTATTATTACCAATATTAGATTTATACTCCATATAATAACTTACAAATTGTAATTTAGTCTGATCTAATTCCGTATCTTCCTGGTCTTCTTTTGCATTCTTGAAAAATAATGTAATTGCAGAATTCAAATCTAACTCATGTAAATGCCTATGGCTTAGAAGGCATAATGAATTATCTATAGAAAATGTATTAGCGAATTCACTAATCTTATCATCTAAAAAGACTGTGTTTTTACTGAAAATTGATTTTATAGTTTTACTGTCAATTTCTTCACCGCAATTAATCCATGCCTTTATATTCTTATAACTGACAGTACTCATTTCATTTAAATTTGTTATGTTAGCTTTCATCTTCCCATCTCTAAATAATTCAATATTAAAGTAGTCACTATCAATGACACTTATACAGAGGATTTCCGTATCTATTACCTTACCTAAAGAGATAGCCATATCTGTTGACAGTTCAATATTTGAGGCATCAAGATTACTATCAAAGAGTGACATCCATTTAGAATCTGGTCGTGCAATTAATGTAATCTTCCTATCAAAATCATATGATTCAGCTTCTACATAACCTGAATTCTTCATCATTACAGAAATAGCATCTACAACAGTATCAGTATCAGTATCAATAGATTTTTTTCTTTTTAATTGTAAATTTGAACAAAACGTACCCATTCTTCCTCCTTTAAACATTAGTAAAATGTATTTCCATAACCTATCTAATTATTAACTAACGTTACACTATTTCCTGTGTTCCCCCTGAAAAGAGATCCTTTATTTTCTTAAACTAAATTTCTATTTATCATAATTTATATACTCTAACAAAATATATTTTTCTTCTACCTTCTTTATAATGCTTCTATTATAGCTTTTAATATGAATTGAATCATCATATATATATTCAATATAGTTTGTTGAGTAAATTGTATATATTCCATCTCCGTTATTTAGTATATTATCAACTTCACTATACAATCCAAATGATTCCGGCATTTGAATTTCAGATATATCATATTTATTATCAGCATAATCTACTAATTCATCAATACTTTGGTGCTTACCTATTGACTTACCAAAGAAATTAAGGCTTGTTTCGCTCACTAGTTCATCAGTTACATATCTATCTACTTTATCATTATACCAAAGATTATAAAATAAACCGAAGGTAATTAAATTAACATCAGATACATTATTTTGTTCAAAAGATTGTTGCTCGACTCTTGCAAATATTGATAAATAATCATTTAATCTTTCAATTTCATCATCTTCAATTGCGATACATTCTTTATCTAATTCTTCTTTTTCATAATCATTTAGATTTCTATCTTTGAAATGATAAATAAGTACTAAGCCTAAAATTACTATTAATAAGCAACCAGTGAAAATATTTTTTTTCATATAATCTACTCCGTTTAACCAAATTTATTTATAAACTCTTTACAACGTAAGAAATACCCATCTTCTAAACCTATATATTAATTCTATTTCAATGATATGTTTTTCTAGGTCTTATTAGTAGATGTTTCATTTTTATTTCTTTTAATCTATAACTTTCTAGCTATTATTGATACCAAATTAAAATAATTACCACCTTCAGCATTTAACATTTTAATATCTTCCTTAGCATAAATATTATCAGTGGAAAGCCAGTCATTCCATGCATCTTTTAAGCAATTCATTTCAGTACAATCTTCAATACTAACTAATTCCGATTTGCTCCATAGGTTATACCACCATTCACAAGAATGAAAATTCATATCTTCAGTTAAGTATGGATTTAATTCTTCTGGTATTCCATTGGTAAATTCTTTTTTTATCCCAGGAATTGCTACTGCAATTTGTCCATCTTTTTTTACAAGTGGAGCTAAGTAATTTGTTAAATAGTCTTTTGTACAACCAAAATAATGATATGCATCTACACTTATTGCTACATCAAAGTACTCTTTAGCGTACGGTAGATTATAAGCATCTGCGTGTATTGGTATTATTTTATCTTCCAAATGCAAAGCTTTTATTCTTTCAAAATTATCTGATGCACTAATCCATAAATCTGTTGCATAAACAGTTACACCATATTCCTTAGCTAAATATATTGAAGTTAAACCTTTTCCACATCCGAGGTCAAGTACTCTCATTCCTTTTTCTAATTTTAATGATTTTGCCAACTCTGAAATAATCCTCATTGAGTTAGGACCCATCATGTTGCTCTTAATGAACTCTTCATTATAATTATAACTATTTTTAAACATAGAACCTTACCTACCTTCCTAATCTTTTGCTCATTATGCTAAACTTTAGTACCTATAATACGTTTTACTTCTAATACATCCATAACATCCACCTTGTTCTTTTAGTGGTTGTTATGGATGTATTGATTATGGTCTTTACTCACTCTTGATGAAAAACTCTGTTAGGTAGATGTGATAATAATTATTTCTTTATGATAGGATACCACAGTTCAATATATCCATATTTCTCTGTACCGCCATAAATTTCAAAATTTGCGCTATCAGCTCTTTCATAATTAGCTGTTGGTAGCCATTCACTATAAAATCTTTTCTGCAAAGTAGTTAGC
The window above is part of the Vallitalea guaymasensis genome. Proteins encoded here:
- a CDS encoding SAM-dependent methyltransferase; this translates as MFKNSYNYNEEFIKSNMMGPNSMRIISELAKSLKLEKGMRVLDLGCGKGLTSIYLAKEYGVTVYATDLWISASDNFERIKALHLEDKIIPIHADAYNLPYAKEYFDVAISVDAYHYFGCTKDYLTNYLAPLVKKDGQIAVAIPGIKKEFTNGIPEELNPYLTEDMNFHSCEWWYNLWSKSELVSIEDCTEMNCLKDAWNDWLSTDNIYAKEDIKMLNAEGGNYFNLVSIIARKL
- a CDS encoding CPBP family intramembrane glutamic endopeptidase yields the protein MDNFNRLISAIVQVIIFSIIPFIWWIISDRKNSTFLHWLGFRKVMVKDYKKYILSIFGMLLLSIITVFYIIPLYIDTSNNATSQFASKGFSVLIPVIIYSFIQTGLSEEIFFRGFLAKRLINKFGFRIGNIVQGLLFGLMHGIFFFWIAGVIGTIIIIVLTGMSGWVSGWINEKQSGGSIISSWVLHGLGNFTASIAVMFNII
- a CDS encoding amidohydrolase family protein, with the protein product MNHSEKFIRSLKVNNIEALRRIPKADLHNHFYLGGNKEYIYKKTGKKIPSLNYKLNSMDEMHSWVNKNIGNVFEGKKGRILALEASFAQAIHDGITILEIGEDIWANGYFYDNNVEELLNVFNSIHNMIAANIDLRLQIGLSRHCKIKDLEEWIEPFWDYDCFYSIDLYGDEMAQPIERFKGIYRKAKEKGLILKAHVGEWGDADSVKRAVSELELDEVQHGISASQSQQVMNWLSDHNIQLNVCPTSNVMLGRVESIAKHPIRKLFDNGIKVTINSDDVLIFNSPVSEEYIKLFQGGVFTATELDIIRLNGLN
- a CDS encoding arginase gives rise to the protein MKRAYEIIGAPFGFAANKSGSRTAPDYLRENGLNIKIRQRTNEFWGSDIEDFGNVEVDSQINELYKSEKTLEAVKLYCEKLNDCVYNSYVRGKTPIIIGGDHSISVGTVSAASRYLKETNSKSNLGLIWVDAHADLNNLENGNIHGKSVAISLGYVYQDMFKLSNLTDVIDTKNIMYIGIRDLMPNEYVTIQNKNISLYGMDKIDKSGIREVIKEIVSKLEETTDGIFLSFDIDACDGGVYRGCATPEVGGLTAREAIQIIDYVSQSKKFMGADIVEYSPEDDTNGNTNQLVIKLIDTLVGYRM
- a CDS encoding GNAT family N-acetyltransferase, whose protein sequence is MIPKVILRDLILDDLEDRYKWSLDKEVTKHLSIPNKYPPFTREETKVWIKMCIDRTNGYLQKAILTEDNVHIGWVDLKNFDDVNSNAELGITIGNKDFWGKGYGAAAITAMLQIGFVELKLNKIWLRVDYDNENAIKCYTRIGFISEGILREDRFRHGEYIDRLRFSILLKDFKEIR
- a CDS encoding alpha/beta hydrolase, translating into MKNKLDDSIFRTIWFKRMKNIFIGVLVLSIIVLLIIPIIIISQVKQKVTYEGNLSEHPLQHIYDPNDFDLDVNEMKLTTDDGVKVWVSEVLTPNPKGIIIYLTGIRQPSVTYFYGHSKWMKDKGYASILLEVRGHGNSGGNDICLGYKEVLDVKAVVDYIKGQKKYDNIPIIVQGVSMGGAVAINSFGSLKDIDGLIAMSAYSSFEDVVYDTMIGYNIPAFICQIERSITNFYLTLVFGEKFKDMRPINQIENIDDRSAFLIACTSDSEVQAENMQRLLKKASSKCEWWLRDSREHFIIKDCDFINMEQDKEYCDKILKFISTVTKDKVKN
- a CDS encoding AraC family transcriptional regulator: MNYIQNLQRAINYMEEHILEPITYEDVAKHIYVSGYHFHRTFSLVTGITANEYIRNRRLSMAGQEISLSNAKVIDIALKYGYNSPESFTKAFTRFHGITPNVARRAGMKLKSFNRLLIKIKLEGGTVMDYRIEKREEFKLLAKIRKFRNESISEEENTEIPDFWKECGANGTFEVLKQNTNEHDIYGVCAPISKESKHFDYGIGMKFSCGNVPEGYGIWEVKPTLWAVFKCIGETPDCIGETWGKIFSEFLPGSEYNMIDDTDFELYSQDLETDCFCEIWIPIEKKTNA